Genomic window (Bradyrhizobium sp. 186):
AAGGTGATCTGCCCCTGCGCTGCGACCACGCGCTCATTGTGCGAATTGCAGGCGAAAGCGAAGGCGGAATCGGCCAGCGTGAAGATGAAGCCGCCGTGGGCGATGCGCTGGCCGTTGACCATGTCGGACCGCACATTCATCGCCAGCGTCGCAAAGCCCGGGCCGATCTCGACGATCTCCATGCCGAGGCCTTTCGAGGCGCCATCCTCGGCCCACATCGCATCGGCGCAG
Coding sequences:
- the paaI gene encoding hydroxyphenylacetyl-CoA thioesterase PaaI, which gives rise to MNVKAALSPQDVARACADAMWAEDGASKGLGMEIVEIGPGFATLAMNVRSDMVNGQRIAHGGFIFTLADSAFAFACNSHNERVVAAQGQITFIKPGKLGDRLIAKAREVTRSGRSGIYDVRVTADDTVIAEFRGHSRVIPGTWLPTQDQ